The bacterium genome contains a region encoding:
- a CDS encoding MlaD family protein has translation MKQSSVDREMSIELIVGTFMFMILLALAYFTIVLGRASLFEKKFPMEVEFVDVMGLRKDDTVVQRGMTVGKVKSLRLLDGKVRVQALLDSPIRLKTDYKITVVTTSILGGRYVEVKEGSSGAPLLPPDVMPQGEKPFDLMAEAAQAIHEIRHSMNEGGVLTNLEQSIASIKDVTAKINKGEGTIGKLVNDDGIYNEFQGAAKDIRAVTATVKEIADKINQGDGTLGKLISDDSVYTNIQAVAVNLREISDRLNKGEGTLGKLLSQDDQLYKDISASAESLKAITGKIQRGEGLLGKIINDETLYNDVKAAVNEVRLAVDDYRETSPVVSFTSLLMGAF, from the coding sequence ATGAAACAGAGTAGTGTAGATCGAGAGATGTCAATCGAGTTGATTGTGGGAACCTTCATGTTCATGATCCTTTTGGCACTCGCTTATTTTACCATTGTGCTAGGGCGGGCGAGTTTGTTCGAGAAGAAATTCCCCATGGAAGTCGAGTTTGTGGACGTCATGGGCTTGCGCAAAGATGATACGGTGGTTCAACGCGGAATGACGGTGGGAAAAGTCAAATCCTTGCGGTTATTGGATGGGAAGGTTCGTGTTCAGGCGTTGCTGGATAGTCCGATCAGGCTGAAGACCGATTATAAGATCACTGTTGTGACAACGTCGATTCTTGGCGGGCGTTATGTGGAGGTCAAGGAGGGATCGTCCGGTGCCCCGCTACTGCCGCCAGATGTGATGCCGCAGGGGGAGAAGCCGTTTGATCTGATGGCGGAAGCCGCCCAAGCGATCCATGAAATCCGCCACTCCATGAATGAAGGGGGCGTTCTGACTAATCTTGAGCAGTCGATCGCCTCCATCAAAGATGTGACAGCCAAAATCAATAAGGGTGAAGGCACCATTGGTAAACTGGTCAATGATGATGGAATCTATAATGAGTTCCAGGGGGCCGCTAAGGACATTCGTGCCGTGACCGCCACGGTAAAGGAAATTGCCGATAAAATTAATCAAGGGGATGGGACCTTGGGCAAGCTGATTTCCGATGATTCGGTTTACACCAATATTCAGGCGGTGGCAGTGAATCTCAGGGAAATCAGCGATCGACTGAATAAGGGTGAGGGGACCTTGGGTAAACTGCTTTCCCAGGATGATCAGCTTTATAAAGACATCTCCGCCAGTGCGGAATCGCTCAAGGCGATCACGGGCAAAATCCAGAGAGGTGAAGGATTACTGGGCAAAATTATCAACGATGAGACTTTGTACAACGACGTGAAAGCGGCGGTGAATGAAGTTCGCCTGGCTGTGGATGATTACCGGGAAACATCGCCCGTGGTGAGTTTTACCTCACTCCTGATGGGGGCGTTCTAA
- a CDS encoding RNA polymerase sigma factor, producing MQEDDHPEFYSDPDIQLMLATAGGSETAFAELIHRHQNGLLNFFVRMGVYNDAEDLVQETFVRLYKARGRYRPAAKFTTFLYLLARHVWADRGRKAKMHRRLEDSLKTDAEIGGGMTLPVSQAGMDVQEALDRLSPKLREVIVLNVYQGMRYQDIADVLEIPLGTVKSRINLALLELRGIFNEN from the coding sequence ATGCAGGAAGACGACCATCCTGAATTTTATTCCGATCCCGACATTCAGCTTATGCTGGCGACAGCGGGTGGCTCCGAAACGGCTTTTGCCGAATTGATCCACCGCCACCAGAACGGGCTACTGAACTTTTTTGTCCGGATGGGCGTTTATAATGATGCCGAGGATCTAGTGCAGGAAACCTTTGTGAGGCTTTACAAGGCGAGGGGACGATATCGCCCTGCCGCCAAGTTTACAACGTTTCTGTATCTGCTGGCGCGGCATGTCTGGGCAGACAGGGGGCGTAAGGCGAAAATGCACAGGCGACTGGAAGACAGCCTGAAAACAGATGCTGAAATCGGCGGTGGAATGACGCTTCCGGTATCGCAGGCAGGCATGGATGTCCAGGAGGCTTTGGATCGGCTGTCCCCGAAATTAAGGGAAGTGATTGTGCTGAATGTGTACCAGGGAATGCGTTATCAGGATATTGCAGATGTACTGGAAATTCCGCTGGGTACGGTGAAGTCTCGGATCAACTTGGCACTGCTGGAACTAAGGGGGATATTTAATGAAAACTGA
- a CDS encoding ammonia-forming cytochrome c nitrite reductase subunit c552, with product MSSGEIKMKKVLLLWGIAFFVTALIGGGIVALLLDISEKKAQGRQYPLMLNKVTDDNVDFEVWGKNFPSHLEAYKSMAQNNTSTEFGGSQPYSKLIRYPALTVLWAGYPFSMDFNEERSHYFSQIDQRDTKRNNKEWLNAHGLPKFAGQPGACMNCHSGWTPSLIRELGWEKFNHTPYWDLIAKIEAAHGGDIHGSKMGSTCADCHAPADMSLRVTRPAYINAMLARGYEADAEHGLKASRQEMRSHVCQQCHVEYYFKGPDKVLTFPWAKWPKDQPLRIEMIETYYDEARQTTNGFKNDWVHKDTGASMLKMQHPETELSSSGIHARSKVSCADCHMPYKREGAVKISDHNITSPLQHINASCQVCHPESEDDLRLRIQKIQRSTAWSLKEAEGAIIALIADIKAAREELLKTPELANAKTDEEREVLLAHHLGGARELHRRASMRWDFISSENSTGFHSPQEAVRVLQGAVDLARQGQLVLQAAVQQAGVTNFKNTVQGIIPPRGVPISDREDLNVGSLPPARLEPVDEAVNRVEF from the coding sequence ATGTCATCCGGTGAAATCAAGATGAAAAAGGTGTTGCTTTTGTGGGGTATCGCATTTTTTGTTACAGCACTGATTGGCGGGGGCATTGTGGCGCTACTTTTAGATATCAGTGAAAAGAAAGCCCAGGGCCGCCAATACCCCCTGATGCTCAACAAGGTTACCGATGACAATGTGGATTTTGAGGTCTGGGGTAAAAACTTTCCGTCGCATCTCGAAGCCTACAAGTCCATGGCGCAAAATAATACGTCCACCGAATTTGGTGGCAGTCAGCCCTATAGTAAATTGATCAGGTATCCCGCCCTGACCGTGCTCTGGGCAGGTTACCCCTTCAGTATGGACTTTAATGAGGAGCGCAGTCATTACTTCTCGCAGATCGATCAGCGCGACACTAAGCGGAACAACAAAGAGTGGCTGAACGCCCATGGGTTGCCGAAATTTGCGGGACAGCCTGGCGCCTGTATGAATTGTCATAGTGGCTGGACGCCGAGTCTCATCAGGGAACTGGGCTGGGAGAAATTCAATCATACACCTTACTGGGATCTCATTGCGAAAATCGAAGCCGCTCATGGAGGCGATATTCACGGTTCGAAAATGGGGAGCACCTGCGCGGATTGCCATGCGCCTGCCGATATGTCGTTACGTGTCACAAGACCGGCCTACATTAATGCCATGCTTGCGCGGGGCTATGAGGCGGATGCTGAGCATGGGCTCAAGGCGTCGCGGCAGGAAATGCGCTCCCATGTCTGTCAGCAATGCCATGTGGAGTATTATTTCAAGGGGCCGGACAAAGTTCTGACGTTCCCCTGGGCAAAATGGCCCAAGGATCAGCCTCTCAGGATTGAAATGATTGAAACCTATTATGATGAGGCTCGGCAAACCACGAACGGATTTAAAAATGACTGGGTTCACAAGGATACGGGCGCCTCCATGCTGAAAATGCAGCATCCGGAAACCGAGCTGTCCTCAAGTGGCATTCATGCACGTTCAAAAGTCTCCTGTGCAGATTGCCATATGCCGTATAAGCGCGAAGGCGCAGTGAAGATTTCAGATCACAATATTACGTCACCTCTTCAACATATCAATGCGTCATGCCAGGTTTGTCACCCGGAAAGTGAAGACGACTTGAGGCTTCGGATACAAAAAATACAGCGTTCAACGGCCTGGTCTCTCAAAGAGGCTGAAGGGGCCATTATTGCCTTAATTGCGGACATTAAGGCTGCCAGAGAGGAACTTCTGAAGACTCCGGAATTGGCCAATGCCAAGACGGATGAGGAGCGCGAGGTATTGCTGGCCCATCATTTGGGTGGGGCGAGGGAACTCCATCGCCGGGCCAGCATGCGTTGGGATTTTATCTCTTCAGAAAACTCCACGGGATTCCATTCGCCACAGGAAGCCGTCCGTGTTCTTCAAGGGGCCGTTGATTTGGCACGACAAGGGCAGTTGGTTTTACAGGCCGCCGTGCAGCAGGCCGGGGTCACAAACTTTAAAAATACCGTTCAAGGGATAATCCCTCCCAGGGGAGTCCCGATCAGTGATCGCGAAGATCTGAACGTGGGCAGTCTGCCCCCTGCCCGGCTTGAGCCGGTGGATGAGGCCGTGAATCGGGTGGAGTTCTAA
- a CDS encoding ABC transporter permease: protein MGREVVGACRNAGRAIILLAEALLCIRYVLTRRSRREAIHQMFVGGIKSLTVITVVAAFTGMILALQTGIEMRRFGQEVYIGAAVMVSMLREMGPFMTGLILAASVGSAIAAQMGTMVVSEEIAALELMSINPVRYLVMPRLVAMMIMTPLLSFYSCIMGVVGGGIVGMTQLNVPWAAYIDNAIRFAANKDLFVGMLKAFLFGMIIVITACHQGFATTQGAVGVGNATRRTVILSFLSILIVGYMITRMFYV, encoded by the coding sequence TTGGGTCGGGAAGTGGTGGGTGCCTGCCGTAACGCCGGTCGGGCGATTATTCTGCTGGCGGAAGCACTGCTCTGCATTCGCTACGTTCTCACACGGCGTTCGCGTCGGGAGGCCATCCATCAGATGTTTGTGGGGGGAATCAAAAGCCTCACGGTGATTACGGTGGTGGCCGCTTTTACGGGGATGATTCTTGCCCTGCAAACGGGTATTGAAATGCGGCGGTTCGGGCAGGAGGTCTATATTGGTGCTGCCGTCATGGTCTCCATGTTGCGGGAAATGGGGCCGTTTATGACGGGGTTGATTTTGGCGGCCAGTGTGGGGTCTGCCATTGCCGCGCAAATGGGAACCATGGTGGTGTCTGAGGAAATTGCGGCCTTGGAACTAATGTCCATCAATCCGGTACGATATCTGGTCATGCCGAGATTAGTGGCGATGATGATCATGACCCCCTTGTTGTCATTTTATAGCTGTATCATGGGCGTAGTGGGTGGGGGGATCGTGGGGATGACCCAGTTGAATGTCCCGTGGGCCGCCTATATTGACAATGCGATTCGGTTTGCAGCCAATAAGGATCTTTTCGTCGGGATGCTTAAGGCCTTTTTGTTTGGCATGATCATCGTTATCACGGCATGTCATCAGGGTTTTGCAACGACACAGGGGGCCGTAGGGGTTGGGAATGCCACGCGACGCACCGTCATTCTTTCATTTTTATCCATCCTGATTGTGGGCTATATGATTACAAGGATGTTCTACGTATGA
- a CDS encoding prenyltransferase/squalene oxidase repeat-containing protein translates to MKTEQDVLDRLKSLPPVVVSHDLAPDILAKVRAERNSRRSKRAGLWRIVIPLAAAASVALLVGGVWITVARTMEPGQKAAAWLCQTQEPDGSWSVAKWGGSKHFEVALTGLSLMTLLDGGSLGKPAVEKAIGYLIQHQQKDGRFGAVFSGTPYNQGIATLALAKAYESRKDEALRVALDKAVAAICSSQYPDGGWGYSNEAHPASNLSITMWQIEALRLASQQGWPQLQPRVERGLCWMAGMAADDGSFGYQKSGDTPGGASQTLTAMGAMSLLDPAHIGLVSPRRRQAIQTQMQRLAASSGPDMDYYRRYFLTAALKKMDEEPAHRRLATMRHDLLALQLKRGAEAGSWKADDRWGSAGGRIYATALASLSLR, encoded by the coding sequence ATGAAAACTGAGCAAGATGTGCTGGACCGGCTTAAGAGCCTGCCCCCTGTTGTGGTGTCCCATGACCTGGCTCCCGATATTTTGGCAAAAGTGAGGGCTGAGCGGAACAGCAGAAGAAGCAAACGGGCAGGACTCTGGCGTATTGTGATTCCCTTGGCGGCTGCGGCGTCGGTGGCACTGCTAGTGGGGGGGGTGTGGATAACTGTGGCAAGGACCATGGAGCCTGGTCAAAAGGCTGCGGCATGGTTGTGTCAGACTCAGGAACCTGATGGCTCATGGAGCGTCGCAAAATGGGGAGGGAGCAAGCATTTTGAAGTCGCGCTGACCGGGCTTTCCCTGATGACGCTTCTGGACGGTGGGTCTTTGGGAAAGCCTGCGGTTGAAAAAGCGATTGGTTATCTGATTCAACATCAGCAAAAGGATGGGCGATTTGGGGCGGTGTTTTCAGGGACTCCTTATAATCAGGGGATTGCCACCTTGGCTTTGGCAAAGGCCTATGAATCCCGGAAAGACGAGGCCCTCAGGGTGGCTTTGGATAAGGCGGTCGCGGCTATTTGTTCCAGCCAGTATCCTGATGGCGGTTGGGGCTACTCTAACGAGGCTCATCCGGCATCCAATTTATCAATTACCATGTGGCAGATTGAGGCTCTGCGCCTGGCGTCGCAGCAGGGGTGGCCGCAACTGCAACCGCGGGTAGAGCGGGGGTTGTGCTGGATGGCGGGTATGGCGGCGGATGATGGTTCATTTGGATATCAGAAGAGTGGGGACACGCCAGGTGGGGCCTCGCAAACCCTCACAGCGATGGGTGCCATGAGTCTGTTGGATCCGGCCCACATCGGTTTGGTATCTCCCCGTCGACGCCAAGCCATCCAGACTCAGATGCAACGATTGGCGGCAAGTTCTGGACCGGATATGGATTATTATCGCCGTTATTTCCTCACGGCTGCCCTTAAAAAAATGGATGAAGAGCCCGCTCACCGGCGTCTGGCAACAATGCGCCATGATCTTCTGGCACTGCAGTTAAAGCGGGGCGCCGAGGCGGGGAGTTGGAAAGCTGATGACCGGTGGGGATCGGCTGGCGGCCGTATCTATGCTACCGCCTTAGCCTCATTGTCTTTACGATGA
- a CDS encoding UvrB/UvrC motif-containing protein — MLCECCQKNDATIHVTQLVNNQSRELHLCEGCAEESGMNVQNVMSIPEILFGLGASETKEEGQQSTSSCPHCHLRGCDFKKTARLGCPHCYEAFAKELGPMLAAMHKGIKHIGKIPEYLRQSLEKSALCEDLQRKLEGAIRDEKYEEAAFLRDRIREAGNAAG, encoded by the coding sequence ATGCTTTGCGAATGCTGTCAAAAAAACGATGCGACCATTCATGTTACGCAACTGGTGAATAACCAGTCGCGGGAACTGCATCTCTGCGAGGGGTGTGCAGAGGAAAGTGGCATGAACGTGCAGAATGTCATGTCTATTCCCGAGATTCTTTTTGGTTTGGGCGCATCTGAAACTAAAGAAGAGGGCCAACAGTCAACTTCGAGCTGTCCCCACTGTCATTTGCGAGGGTGTGATTTTAAAAAGACAGCCCGCTTGGGCTGTCCGCACTGCTACGAAGCATTTGCGAAAGAACTCGGGCCCATGCTTGCCGCCATGCACAAGGGGATAAAGCATATTGGTAAAATCCCTGAATATTTAAGACAATCCCTTGAGAAGAGTGCGCTTTGCGAGGATTTGCAAAGGAAGCTGGAGGGGGCCATTCGTGATGAAAAATATGAGGAAGCCGCGTTTTTAAGAGATCGTATCCGGGAGGCGGGAAATGCTGCTGGATGA
- a CDS encoding glycosyltransferase family 2 protein has protein sequence MMVDFLHYSAVISTTIVAGMVIYQFFLTIGAFIHHRRTVKEMGRVLPGLEQFPAITILVPAHNEELVIERTVKTLLSLRYPQDKLTLMVINDASTDGTAAILDRLHEQNPRVEVFHRHKPDGGQGKAAALNAAALRVKDDYIAIYDADNCPEPDALLLLMARFIAKPSLAAAVGKFRCGNKRQNFLTRCVNIEGLCFQGVVQAGRHMLLDIAFLTGTNYVIKKDILLEVGGWDEEALAEDSELSTRLYMERYRVDYVPYSQTWEQEPETMKVWMTQRTRWARGNNYAISKLIRHFGSSKDKARTFENLFMLTMSYSFLIALVISQVALMLSLFGFEHLNHDAGWIFYFWQFSALFYFAQIWFALSLEREAQPESLLVGFLMYFFYGYLWMFAILRALYHDVVVRKARNWDKTVRFETELEVGRQN, from the coding sequence ATGATGGTCGATTTTTTGCATTATTCCGCTGTAATTTCCACAACGATCGTTGCGGGCATGGTGATTTATCAGTTCTTTTTGACGATTGGGGCTTTTATTCATCATCGTCGGACTGTCAAGGAGATGGGACGTGTGCTGCCTGGACTGGAGCAGTTTCCGGCGATAACGATATTGGTGCCGGCACACAATGAAGAACTTGTGATTGAACGCACGGTTAAAACGTTGCTCTCGTTGCGTTACCCTCAAGATAAACTTACCTTAATGGTCATCAACGATGCCTCTACGGACGGTACTGCGGCGATTTTAGACCGGCTGCATGAGCAGAATCCGCGAGTTGAAGTGTTTCATCGTCATAAGCCAGACGGCGGGCAGGGGAAAGCTGCCGCACTCAATGCCGCTGCCTTGCGTGTCAAAGACGACTACATTGCCATATACGATGCTGACAACTGTCCCGAACCTGATGCGTTGCTTCTGCTGATGGCGCGTTTTATCGCAAAGCCGTCTTTAGCGGCGGCTGTGGGTAAATTCCGGTGCGGCAACAAACGCCAGAATTTCCTCACCCGTTGCGTTAACATTGAGGGACTCTGTTTTCAAGGCGTTGTGCAGGCCGGGCGCCATATGCTACTCGATATTGCCTTTTTAACGGGCACCAACTATGTGATCAAAAAAGACATTCTCTTGGAGGTTGGGGGTTGGGACGAAGAGGCACTGGCCGAGGACAGCGAGTTATCCACCCGTTTATACATGGAACGATACAGGGTCGATTACGTGCCTTATTCGCAGACGTGGGAGCAGGAACCGGAAACCATGAAGGTGTGGATGACGCAACGCACCCGCTGGGCGCGTGGTAATAACTACGCAATTTCAAAGCTTATCCGACACTTTGGAAGTTCAAAGGACAAGGCCCGCACTTTTGAAAATCTTTTCATGTTGACGATGAGTTATTCGTTTCTTATCGCCCTCGTTATCTCGCAGGTTGCGTTGATGCTATCATTATTCGGCTTTGAGCACCTCAACCATGATGCCGGTTGGATTTTCTATTTCTGGCAGTTTTCCGCCCTGTTTTATTTTGCTCAAATCTGGTTTGCCCTTTCCCTTGAGCGAGAGGCTCAGCCTGAAAGTTTGCTAGTCGGTTTTCTGATGTATTTTTTCTATGGATACCTTTGGATGTTCGCTATCTTGCGCGCCCTTTATCACGATGTGGTCGTAAGAAAAGCACGCAACTGGGATAAGACGGTTCGTTTTGAGACCGAGCTTGAAGTCGGTCGCCAAAACTGA
- a CDS encoding PilZ domain-containing protein: MKKIRHLERRETLAYWPAHDEQTGESTGLVTNLSEEGISLHSQCHFEPGQRLNIRVTVDPKLTGHQFLHLHVENAWCHPSGISGYYQSGFRIINLSQEAREGIQKLLTSFSYSVPLSSLPS; the protein is encoded by the coding sequence ATGAAAAAGATTCGCCACTTGGAGCGCCGAGAGACACTGGCCTACTGGCCTGCGCACGATGAGCAGACCGGAGAATCAACGGGACTCGTCACCAACCTCAGCGAGGAAGGCATCAGCCTCCATAGCCAATGCCATTTTGAGCCGGGACAAAGACTCAATATCCGCGTAACCGTGGATCCAAAATTAACGGGTCACCAATTTCTTCACCTTCATGTTGAAAACGCATGGTGCCATCCCAGCGGCATATCAGGATATTACCAATCGGGATTCAGAATCATAAATCTGTCGCAAGAAGCACGTGAAGGGATCCAGAAATTACTGACGTCCTTCAGTTATTCTGTACCCCTCTCATCCTTACCCTCTTAG
- a CDS encoding ABC transporter ATP-binding protein gives MIQLENVVKILGTRRVLDGVNLEVRKGETLVIVGPSGTGKSVTLKNMVRLMTPDEGRVVVDGMVVSEASGKALESIRDKFGVLFQGGALLEWLNVAENVALPLREKTQLSNDEIMEKVMEKLAMVGLEKDIEKFPSEISGGMRKRVGLARAIVTNPQIILYDEPTSGLDPVSSRMIDRLIDHLRNELGVTSVVVTHDLHSALSIGTRIAMLTNGKIIELATPEDFVKSQIEEVRQFLEAQFITVRGEWEKSGL, from the coding sequence ATGATCCAACTGGAAAATGTAGTCAAAATCCTGGGGACCCGACGCGTGCTTGATGGCGTGAATCTGGAGGTCCGCAAAGGGGAGACCCTTGTGATTGTGGGCCCTTCTGGAACTGGAAAGAGCGTGACGCTCAAAAATATGGTACGCCTGATGACCCCTGATGAGGGGCGGGTCGTAGTCGACGGCATGGTGGTCAGTGAGGCCAGTGGTAAAGCACTGGAATCGATACGCGACAAATTCGGCGTGCTCTTTCAAGGCGGGGCGTTGCTGGAATGGTTGAATGTGGCTGAGAATGTAGCCCTTCCGTTGCGTGAAAAGACCCAGTTGTCCAACGACGAGATCATGGAAAAAGTCATGGAGAAGCTCGCCATGGTGGGGCTGGAAAAGGATATCGAAAAATTTCCATCCGAGATTTCGGGGGGAATGCGCAAACGTGTGGGGTTGGCGAGGGCGATTGTCACCAACCCCCAGATTATTCTTTATGATGAACCTACGTCGGGGCTGGATCCGGTTTCTTCGCGCATGATTGACCGGTTGATTGATCACTTGAGGAATGAACTCGGGGTGACCAGTGTTGTGGTGACGCATGATCTGCATAGTGCGCTGTCCATTGGAACACGGATTGCCATGCTCACCAATGGGAAAATTATTGAGCTGGCAACCCCGGAAGATTTTGTGAAATCACAGATCGAGGAAGTGCGGCAATTTTTGGAAGCACAGTTTATCACCGTTCGCGGTGAGTGGGAGAAGAGCGGACTATGA
- a CDS encoding ComF family protein — MSTSLQYITLAPLLDLVWPRACEMCGAPPGPIGNYLCWDCLSALPLIQPPFCGVCGDPVDGAITRDYVCSLCVDRKPAFDQARSALRFKGGIKDVLHRFKYSNATHMTSDLAALLHACVNTYYTREAFDAVGFVPLHPAKERSRTYNQARLLAAHLAGLMAIPLAGGYVSRVRETGTQTRLNMRARAKNVAGAFRADSHEWIEGRNFLLVDDVMTTGATVAELSREMKAAGAGRVCVVTVARG, encoded by the coding sequence TTGTCAACCAGTCTCCAGTATATCACCCTTGCGCCCCTTCTTGATCTGGTGTGGCCAAGGGCTTGCGAGATGTGTGGGGCTCCGCCGGGGCCGATCGGGAATTACTTGTGTTGGGACTGCCTGAGCGCGCTGCCTCTTATCCAGCCTCCCTTTTGCGGGGTGTGTGGTGATCCCGTGGATGGGGCGATTACCCGCGACTATGTCTGCTCCCTCTGTGTGGATCGGAAACCTGCATTTGATCAGGCGCGATCCGCCCTCCGGTTTAAAGGAGGGATCAAAGACGTTTTGCATCGGTTTAAGTATTCCAATGCCACCCACATGACCTCTGATTTGGCCGCCTTGTTACACGCCTGTGTGAATACGTATTATACCCGTGAGGCTTTTGATGCCGTTGGTTTTGTGCCGCTGCACCCGGCCAAGGAACGATCTCGGACCTATAATCAAGCCCGTTTACTGGCGGCGCACCTGGCGGGCCTCATGGCAATTCCTCTGGCCGGTGGATATGTGTCGCGTGTCAGGGAAACCGGGACGCAAACCCGCTTGAATATGCGTGCCCGTGCAAAAAATGTGGCTGGCGCTTTCCGCGCCGACAGTCACGAATGGATTGAAGGCCGCAACTTTCTGTTGGTCGATGATGTTATGACCACGGGTGCAACCGTTGCTGAGCTCAGTCGCGAAATGAAGGCGGCCGGTGCGGGGCGTGTTTGTGTGGTGACTGTAGCGCGAGGTTAA
- a CDS encoding IMP cyclohydrolase → MATPDYKSAYKTIMDDHFSPRMEISFMEEDGRRQTLSYEKTAWQIEGVRKGLRYGENPGQEAALYKLVGGNLRLGDVTCLQAGRALASDVELLQSGKHPGKTNITDADNALNILRYLMDEPCAVIVKHNNPCGAARSFSLADSYQKANNADRVAAFGGAIALNRAVDQETAELITQNYAEVVIAPDFEEGVMNVFAKKKNLRVMRIGNMTRLQEFAGSVVVDMKSLMDGGLVVQTSFVPKTKVKADLSPALALYKGKECKINRLPTEKEYSDLLFGWLIECGVTSNSVLYVKDGVTVSIGAGGQDRVGMAQYARDKAYRNYADRISLERYGMLYNNLGDELQRKDIDDETAIAKGGLVGSCMVSDAFFPFRDGVEVGLREGIVAVIQPGGSDRDFEVIEACNEAGAAMVFTGQRCFKH, encoded by the coding sequence ATGGCAACTCCTGATTATAAATCGGCTTATAAAACCATCATGGATGATCATTTTTCTCCCCGTATGGAGATCAGCTTTATGGAAGAGGATGGCCGGCGACAAACACTGAGTTACGAGAAAACTGCGTGGCAGATCGAGGGTGTGAGAAAAGGATTGCGATATGGCGAAAATCCCGGGCAGGAAGCGGCGCTTTATAAGTTAGTTGGGGGAAATTTGCGGCTGGGGGACGTCACCTGTTTGCAGGCAGGGCGAGCTCTGGCTTCGGATGTGGAGCTTCTGCAATCTGGTAAACATCCTGGTAAGACGAATATTACCGATGCAGACAATGCATTAAATATCCTGCGTTATTTGATGGACGAGCCTTGTGCGGTCATCGTCAAGCATAACAACCCTTGTGGTGCCGCCCGATCCTTTTCCTTGGCTGACTCCTATCAAAAAGCTAACAATGCGGATCGGGTGGCTGCTTTTGGTGGGGCTATTGCGCTGAATCGGGCGGTTGATCAGGAAACTGCGGAATTAATAACCCAAAATTACGCAGAAGTGGTTATTGCTCCTGATTTCGAGGAAGGCGTGATGAATGTTTTTGCTAAAAAGAAAAATTTACGGGTCATGCGAATCGGGAACATGACCCGACTGCAAGAGTTCGCGGGGAGCGTTGTCGTTGATATGAAGTCGCTCATGGATGGAGGGCTTGTGGTTCAAACCTCTTTTGTCCCAAAGACGAAGGTGAAAGCTGATTTGTCGCCTGCTCTAGCCTTATACAAAGGTAAAGAATGCAAGATTAACCGTTTGCCTACGGAGAAGGAGTATTCCGATCTTTTGTTCGGCTGGCTGATTGAGTGCGGCGTTACCAGCAATTCGGTGCTTTATGTAAAAGACGGCGTGACGGTAAGTATTGGTGCTGGTGGTCAGGATCGGGTCGGAATGGCTCAATATGCCAGAGATAAAGCCTATCGTAATTATGCCGATCGCATATCCCTGGAGCGATATGGGATGCTTTATAACAACCTGGGCGATGAGCTCCAGCGCAAAGATATTGATGATGAAACGGCTATAGCCAAAGGTGGCTTGGTGGGTTCTTGTATGGTCTCTGATGCCTTTTTCCCGTTTAGGGATGGTGTTGAGGTGGGGTTACGTGAAGGGATCGTTGCTGTAATTCAACCGGGTGGATCTGATCGTGATTTTGAAGTTATTGAAGCTTGTAATGAGGCAGGTGCCGCCATGGTGTTTACGGGGCAGCGGTGCTTCAAGCACTAA
- the nrfH gene encoding cytochrome c nitrite reductase small subunit, whose protein sequence is MIWHFIRTFIVTITGRKLFVPVMVLFCCAGVVAGLAACTFIYAKGYSYITNDPEACRNCHVMNNVFENWSKGGHQHVAVCNDCHVPHNLVGKLIVKADNGFHHSYAFTFEKVPVAIKARESSQGIVQENCIRCHAAIAAPAVCGASGMEPSLRCVSCHREVGHVHN, encoded by the coding sequence ATGATTTGGCATTTTATCCGAACTTTCATTGTCACCATTACCGGACGGAAGCTCTTTGTTCCTGTCATGGTGTTATTCTGCTGTGCTGGGGTTGTTGCCGGCTTAGCCGCTTGCACATTCATCTACGCCAAAGGATATTCTTATATCACCAATGATCCCGAGGCTTGTCGGAATTGTCACGTCATGAATAACGTTTTTGAAAACTGGTCAAAGGGTGGGCATCAGCACGTTGCCGTGTGTAATGACTGCCATGTGCCTCATAACTTGGTCGGTAAATTGATAGTGAAGGCGGATAATGGCTTCCATCACAGCTATGCATTCACCTTCGAAAAGGTTCCCGTTGCCATAAAAGCCAGGGAATCATCTCAGGGAATCGTTCAGGAAAATTGCATCCGCTGTCATGCCGCCATCGCCGCTCCAGCTGTTTGTGGGGCCTCGGGGATGGAGCCGTCTTTGAGGTGTGTGTCGTGCCATCGTGAGGTTGGTCACGTCCATAATTAA